From a single Pleurodeles waltl isolate 20211129_DDA chromosome 10, aPleWal1.hap1.20221129, whole genome shotgun sequence genomic region:
- the LOC138260931 gene encoding red-sensitive opsin, translating to MAYSWNAGSYAARRRYDDEDTTRSSIFTYTNSNNTRGPFEGPNYHIAPRWVYNITTLWMLFVVFASVFTNGLVLVATMKFKKLRHPLNWILVNLAIADLGETVIASTISVINQIFGYFILGHPLCVIEGYTVSVCGITALWSLTIIAWERWFVVCKPFGNIKFDGKLAASGIIFSWVWSACWCAPPIFGWSRYWPHGLKTSCGPDVFSGNSDPGVQSYMMVLMTTCCILPLSVIVLCYIQVWWAIRQVAMQQKESESTQKAEREVSRMVVVMIVAYIFCWGPYTFFACFAAANPGYSFHPLAASLPAFFAKSATIYNPVIYVFMNRQFRNCIYQLFGKKVDDGSELSSSSRTEVSSVSNSSVSPA from the exons GTCCCTTTGAAGGGCCCAACTACCATATTGCTCCACGATGGGTCTACAACATCACCACCCTCTGGATGCTCTTTGTGGTCTTTGCCTCTGTTTTTACCAATGGCCTGGTCCTGGTGGCAACCATGAAATTCAAAAAGCTGCGACACCCCCTGAACTGGATCCTGGTCAACCTGGCCATTGCTGACCTCGGGGAGACAGTCATTGCCAGCACCATCAGTGTCATCAATCAGATATTTGGTTACTTCATCCTAGGGCACCCACTGTGTGTTATCGAGGGGTACACAGTCTCTGTCTGTG GTATCACAGCTCTCTGGTCCTTGACAATCATTGCTTGGGAAAGGTGGTTCGTGGTCTGCAAACCCTTTGGCAACATCAAGTTTGATGGCAAACTAGCGGCCTCCGGCATCATCTTCTCCTGGGTGTGGTCGGCTTGTTGGTGTGCCCCACCAATCTTTGGCTGGAGTAG GTACTGGCCTCATGGCTTGAAGACCTCATGTGGTCCCGATGTGTTCAGCGGAAACTCTGATCCTGGTGTTCAGTCATACATGATGGTTCTAATGACCACCTGCTGCATTCTGCCTCTCTCCGTCATTGTGCTTTGCTACATCCAGGTCTGGTGGGCAATCCGACAG GTCGCAATGCAGCAAAAGGAGTCAGAATCAACCCAGAAGGCTGAGCGAGAGGTGTCCCGAATGGTAGTGGTCATGATCGTGGCTTACATTTTCTGCTGGGGGCCATACACTTTCTTTGCATGcttcgctgctgccaaccccggcTACTCCTTCCACCCATTGGCCGCCTCCTTACCTGCCTTTTTCGCTAAGAGCGCCACCATCTACAACCCCGTTATCTATGTCTTCATGAACCGCCAG TTCCGTAACTGCATTTATCAACTCTTTGGAAAGAAGGTGGACGATGGATCcgaactctcttcctcttctcgAACAGAGGTCTCCTCCGTCTCCAATTCTTCAGTGTCGCCTGCATAA